CTTTATCTGTGTTTAGTTTATCATCTATGTTGGAATCGTTCAGTTCCTGTCCAGGAACCTGCCTATGTCTGGTGTGGTCTTTCCTTGGAAAAATGATCTGGCACACAGGAAGAGATGCATTTCATATCTCTGTCAGCAGCCGTCCTTTGTTATGAACAGATTGAAGCTGCTTTAGTTACTATATTTTCTGTGGAACAAATCATGGGATGGTCGTTAAAAGTCATAAAGCAAACCAAGAACAAGTAACAAAGTAAATGTATGGTGTGTAAGCAAAGTCAGTGAATGAGTGTGTGGTTATCGAAGGTCAGTAGCACAGAGAAGAGAGGAATGTGTTCACTCGGTAGCACTAAATACACATTCTTTCATCTATAATTATTAATTAAAGTGGGCTGGTTTCATATACAGAGACTGCAGCTAAGCCTTAGACCTAACTAATCATCAGACTTTAGatacactgttgcctataaagttggaatcaagtatatttacctcttctcatgaaatgattgtgactgtgTGATTTATTCTGGACAGATAAAGTGAAACCTGGATTCAGTATGAGTTCATTGCACTTGGTCaaatgtgattactgatgtgtataaataggaataaaaagaagaatgtgtctcaaaacaaaattattccaactttacgggcAACAGTGTAGATGCCTAAATGTATCTATggtataaataatagtaatagtttTATGGGGACATCTGTTGCTTCATCTTCTGTTTTTCTAGGATGAGTTTGACAAGCTGCGACCTCTGTGCTACACCAGTGCCGATGTGTTCCTGCTCTGCTTCAGTGTTGTCAGCCCAGCATCTTTCCAGAATGTTCCAGAGAAATGGGTTCCAGAGATCCGGCGACATACCCCCTTTGCTCCACTTGTCCTGGTTGGGACCCAGTGTGACCTCAGAGAAGATGTCAAGGTGTGTTTGTAACATTTTAAGacagtttttttccacatttaaggACCCAAAAGCCACACTGATCTCCAATGCATCAGTATTTACGGACAGATCTTAGGCATCATTATTTTCTCTTTGGTGAAATTACttattaactcttaaaacaatgCAGGTTTCGCACAGGAACATCCTTTCCCATATTTATTTGTGGCATTTTTCTTGAATCATAATATTTTTGTTGAATAGAACAGCTGAGTATACTTTAGAGAGACAGATGATCAGGAAAAAGACACATAAATCACAGgctcaaatattaaacatattacATGATTATAGGAAACACAAATAGGGTTCTTATTGTTTTATATGTAACTTTATATTTTACCAATAgaaacaaaatatatgaatttaTAAAACCAGTAAAGAGATCAAAATATGCAATAAGTTAATATAggataaaaatgtcaaattgaaTCCATGACCTTTATCACACACAACCTTAAACTTAGAGTTAAAACCTGTGTCAGACTGACTAATCTGTGATGATGGTCATCAACACAGTGGTTAACATTCTATGAAAAAAAGTTCATGATCTGCATGTTTGGAAAATCTACAGTGAGTTTCAGAGTAGTTGCTTTTGTCTCATTCTTTGTGACTGGCTTATTGTTCATGTATATACTCAAACTAAAACTCACCTCTGTTCTGGACTCCAGAACTTTAATAATCTAGTCTAGACATTGTTTTTCCAAAGTTGCCAGTGTTTTAATGCTTTgaggctatgttcacactgcaagCCTTGGTAATCAGTTCAGACTTGAACTGACTGATTGAATTGCTCTCAGATcaactgttttctttctttctggcttaatatttgtaaaaaaaaaatcttcatggcTGACATAATTTTCACATGTATAAAGGATTGATCTGCTTTTACTGCATGAAAACTTTGTAGGGTATCTATCAAACAcatataaaaatgaagaaaaaacctgCACCAATGAATATGGAAACAGGAGACAATATCAGTGCTAAAAAGTACCTAAAATGGTGTTTCCTGGTCTTTAGGTTCTCATTGACCTGGCTAAGTACCGGGAGCGACCCGTGGACCCGGTGGACGCCAAGGACTGTGCAATGGAGATTGGTGCTGTTGCTTACATTGAGTGCTCTTCCCTCACCCAAAAAAATCTGAAGGAAGTGTTTGACACGGCCATACTGGCCAGCCTGCAGAACCACAGCTCCCATAAGCATCCAAGAGGGAAACAAAAGCGACGAAAGAAGCAGAGGCAGACACCAGACAAAATGAGGAGTCTGTCGAAGTCATGGTGGAAAAGGTACTGCTGTGTGGCTTAGAGTCGATCCTGGGTTTGTGATTCATTCTGGGTTTTTCTCTAAAGGAATCTGAGGCTGAGCTGGACCAGAACCAAAATGAGACTGAGATCATGGATCTAAAACATTTATAAGTTTGAAGATGGGTTTTGTCTCGTCATGGATAAGATTTACTACTGAGCCCTTTGTCCTAGAGTAAACTGAGAAGCATTCTGGGAGGATTtggtcctcttcttcttcctactACAGGAGGTACTTGTACTTCTATGTCAGAGAGAATTAAACTGGTCTGAACCAGGTACTGGACCAGCAGAAGAACCTCCCCATCACAGTGGATGTGAAGTTGTTTGTCCTACGAGATTAGACTGATGCAGATATTAGCTGGACATTTAATCTTCTTGTCTGTTGTAACAGTCTGGACTAAACTGGAATTTGTGTTTAGTCTGGTCTTTTGATGAAAGCCTCTTGGTGATTTACTGTATGTAACCCTGTTCTGAATCTGTTGCCATCCGCAGACTTCACTCATTACTGTTTATGACCCAACTGAGacttcagtctgacttcagaaagCTGCCAGAAACAGAGTGACTCTCAGATCTAACCTCATTGTTATTATGAGCGGTGCAGCTCATGTTGAATTTTCCTATTTCATTAGTGAAAATGATTAAAATCACATACAGCACAGACAGGTTTAATTTTAGAGCATTTTTCTCTGCCTGAGGTCCTGGTTGTTCTTAATGATGATTTTATAACATCACATGCAAAGTTTACTCTGGTGCAGTCTTTAAACCTCAGTTTTagtaaaaaaagcaaaacaaaaaacagtaaatttgttgtttttatcttgaTCTGAAGCGTTTAGGGAATTACCACCGAGCTGCTTCTCCAAGATGACAACAAAACAGATGATAACAAAAATGATGCTGAACATGTTAAGACTGCTCGTAAGTCTATATATTTAAAACACCAGCATTGTTCTGTAACAACAAGCGATCTTTTTTGAGCAGAAACATGATTTTATAGGAGTCACTGACCTACTTTAGATTTCCA
This sequence is a window from Sphaeramia orbicularis chromosome 3, fSphaOr1.1, whole genome shotgun sequence. Protein-coding genes within it:
- the rhoua gene encoding ras homolog family member Ua, coding for MSPSSPFQMPPQGDGGYSVSSAPPVPPRRVRGSGRTRRSGGGSAGAGATERRVKCVLVGDGAVGKTSLVVSYTTNGYPTEYVPTAFDNFSAVVSVDGQPVKLQLCDTAGQDEFDKLRPLCYTSADVFLLCFSVVSPASFQNVPEKWVPEIRRHTPFAPLVLVGTQCDLREDVKVLIDLAKYRERPVDPVDAKDCAMEIGAVAYIECSSLTQKNLKEVFDTAILASLQNHSSHKHPRGKQKRRKKQRQTPDKMRSLSKSWWKRYCCVA